The following is a genomic window from Paenibacillus sp. FSL R5-0766.
ACAAGAATCACATCTTTACGGCATTCCACTTGAAGATATGAAAATGTTTAAAGATGTAGAATATGCTGCGAGCAATTTGTTCGCCACCATTCCAGTGTCATCTTCCAATGTCGAAGAATCCAAAAAAGTGCTGAAGGCGCTGACAGAGTAAAGAAAATTCAGAATGGCTATGGAAGGAGGGAAGCGGATTGCTGATTACGGTCACAGGCGGCATAGGTAGTGGTAAAACCCGGTTTGCCCTCAAGTATGCAGCCGGAATTAGCCGGGAGGGTGTATATTTATCCACTGGTGATCATGATCCCGTTATTCCCGAATTGCCATCCGCTCATTATCGTGCCATTCATGCCGGGAACGGTCAGCATCTGACAGAGGTGATCACCCAGATTAATCGGGAATCCAATCTGTTTTTGGCGGATCAGCGAATTGTAATTGTAGACAGTCTGACCTCCTGGATGGCTGCCGGTTTCAGGGCAACAGAGGATCTGGATCATCAGCGTTCAGAGACACAGCTTTTGCTTGATGCTTTATTGTCTTATCAGGGGAAGTTGCTTGTGATTACCAATGAAATG
Proteins encoded in this region:
- a CDS encoding bifunctional adenosylcobinamide kinase/adenosylcobinamide-phosphate guanylyltransferase, with amino-acid sequence MLITVTGGIGSGKTRFALKYAAGISREGVYLSTGDHDPVIPELPSAHYRAIHAGNGQHLTEVITQINRESNLFLADQRIVIVDSLTSWMAAGFRATEDLDHQRSETQLLLDALLSYQGKLLVITNEMHGTLHPTEEERIFTARMASVNRMLQIHAEKMYMLVSGLAIDLKSQGMRNEDER